Proteins encoded in a region of the Cydia splendana chromosome 19, ilCydSple1.2, whole genome shotgun sequence genome:
- the LOC134800006 gene encoding pupal cuticle protein-like, protein MNPMIVFACLALACGAQASQGWAGPPANIALSQDGRNILDTPEVAQARAAHLSALQQAAQNNPNPQDDGSYDPRWDSEEYWQRAEQPKWNAAPAQQWNTPAHNQWNAAPAQNQWNAAPAHNQWNAAPAWNAAGPAPAPVAETPEVAQARAAHLAALSAAKSAAPAQQWNAAPAHNQWNAAPAHNQWNAAPAHNQWNGAPSWQGAPQHQAAQVRLANDGSGILDTPEVAAARAAHLAAHQQAAHAAPPQHAPQQHW, encoded by the coding sequence ATTGTATTCGCTTGCTTGGCGTTGGCGTGCGGAGCTCAGGCTAGCCAGGGCTGGGCTGGTCCCCCGGCCAACATCGCGCTGTCCCAGGATGGCCGCAACATCCTCGACACCCCCGAGGTAGCGCAGGCCCGCGCCGCCCACCTCTCTGCCCTGCAACAGGCCGCCCAGAACAACCCCAACCCCCAGGACGATGGCTCATACGATCCCCGCTGGGACAGCGAAGAGTACTGGCAGCGCGCTGAGCAGCCCAAATGGAACGCCGCCCCCGCCCAGCAGTGGAACACCCCCGCCCACAACCAGTGGAACGCTGCCCCCGCTCAAAACCAGTGGAACGCTGCCCCCGCTCACAACCAGTGGAACGCCGCTCCCGCCTGGAACGCCGCCGGCCCCGCTCCCGCCCCCGTCGCCGAGACCCCTGAAGTAGCGCAGGCCCGCGCCGCTCACCTCGCCGCCCTGTCCGCCGCCAAGTCCGCCGCCCCCGCCCAGCAGTGGAACGCTGCTCCCGCGCACAACCAGTGGAACGCCGCTCCCGCCCACAACCAGTGGAACGCCGCCCCCGCCCACAACCAGTGGAACGGTGCTCCCTCCTGGCAGGGTGCCCCCCAACACCAGGCCGCTCAGGTCAGACTGGCCAACGACGGCTCCGGCATCCTGGACACCCCTGAGGTAGCCGCGGCGCGCGCCGCCCACTTAGCTGCCCACCAGCAGGCCGCCCACGCCGCGCCCCCGCAGCACGCTCCCCAGCAGCACTGGTGA